The genomic interval ataagtatatcatataaaaatatatcaaactaCCATTACATTGTGCGATGAATAGGACTATTCTGTATAGAGTGGTAcagcaaagaaaaagaaatcaagTGGTATTCAAGTTTTTGCCACCACACTTATGTAGTTCTCAATTACACTTTCTTTAGTCACATTAGACCGGTGGATGTCCATGATGTTAACCCAACATTCAGACGTACCCATCAGTAATTGGTTGGTATTCACCGATAGGGAGAGAACTACCCGCTCAACTTGAGGTTTTTCCTTTTAcgattatttaaacaaattccAAAAATGGCTCCCTCGTTGAGAGATTGGTAATTGATCGAATACGATAATTATGCCTAAATTACCCGAAAAAACGACAGATAAAACGCCACTTGTGATCGGGCTAGAAGTTGAaagatacaaaattttaaattagtcttCATACCTCAGCAGCCTTCTTCCTCTCGATGGCCTCGTCCCTCTCCTGGCGCGCCTTGGTGACAGCCTCGTCGTTCTGCAGGCTGCTGTAGTTGGCATCGTTAAGCAGTTTGTCACGCTCCTCTGCTGCTGCACGAAGTTCCACCTCGGCCACTGACAGCTGGAAACAGAAATGAGGTTTGTTATAGTCATGAAAAAAGTAAGAAGCGAAGAGGTCCGTGATTGgtacagcgtgctgctggggagtgcATCAACAGCACGTAGGAAGCGGTAaagggtgggcaaaactgggtgctgtcaaatgtaatctgaccttcaaaaagtgctacttagtagaataatttgaataaatgacttttgattttggtgATCTGCGTAAACATTATCTGCATCCGATAAGCGTAGCGTGGCATTCAATGGTTATACTTCGTTTAACTCAAGacttctaaagaaaaaaaacgaaacatgcTTGAAATCggatacagaaaaataatatttaacaaaaatcctCTCGTCGATTGAGTTTCCCACGATACGTTTCCTGATCACTCGGTCGTTCTGCGAACTGCCCGGCCGCTGCCGGACCACTATT from Trichoplusia ni isolate ovarian cell line Hi5 chromosome 18 unlocalized genomic scaffold, tn1 tig00001622_group17, whole genome shotgun sequence carries:
- the LOC113506511 gene encoding bicaudal D-related protein homolog: QHAVPITDLFASYFFHDYNKPHFCFQLSVAEVELRAAAEERDKLLNDANYSSLQNDEAVTKARQERDEAIERKKAAEVALAKTRVELMQANSQLYEAVRQKVDLGQQLEQWQMDMQELIDEQMKHKLTTQEKRRKLPEQPPPTRTSRLLGFFHR